Proteins co-encoded in one Methanosarcinales archaeon Met12 genomic window:
- a CDS encoding PIN domain-containing protein: MKTIVFDTMMLLKFFKGERGAKRTLDAMEKIERGEIIGAISTIMLIEVYYILARKSKKRAEERYDYLVASVLEKVPVGVDVAKIAGEIKTKYPIPIADAVIAATAKFLETRYIFTDDEHCSEIEGIETLTSL; the protein is encoded by the coding sequence ATGAAGACGATAGTTTTCGACACAATGATGTTGCTGAAATTCTTTAAAGGAGAGCGGGGTGCAAAGAGGACATTAGATGCTATGGAAAAAATTGAGAGAGGAGAGATTATCGGTGCGATATCCACGATTATGCTTATTGAGGTCTATTATATTCTTGCAAGAAAGAGCAAAAAGAGAGCTGAAGAAAGATATGATTATCTAGTTGCGTCTGTTTTGGAAAAAGTGCCTGTTGGCGTGGATGTGGCTAAAATAGCTGGTGAGATAAAAACAAAGTATCCCATACCAATAGCTGATGCCGTAATAGCAGCTACAGCCAAGTTCTTGGAGACAAGATATATTTTCACAGATGATGAACATTGTTCTGAGATAGAGGGGATAGAGACGCTTACAAGCCTGTGA
- a CDS encoding AbrB/MazE/SpoVT family DNA-binding domain-containing protein, with protein MEVALIDKRGRITIPRGIRRKQGFEAGMRIMIGEQKDEVILKKTPRLTELFGVDSDILMGVDVDKEVEELRRAWDRRLEKLE; from the coding sequence ATGGAAGTTGCACTGATAGACAAAAGAGGAAGAATAACAATCCCAAGGGGCATAAGGAGAAAACAAGGGTTTGAGGCAGGTATGAGAATTATGATAGGGGAGCAAAAGGACGAGGTAATCTTGAAAAAAACCCCAAGACTTACGGAGTTGTTTGGTGTTGATTCAGACATTCTCATGGGCGTAGATGTGGATAAAGAGGTCGAGGAGCTACGAAGAGCATGGGATAGAAGGCTGGAGAAATTAGAATGA
- the dph2 gene encoding diphthamide biosynthesis enzyme Dph2: MSATFDFDLEWVIDAIEKRGAKKVGLQFPEGLKRFGPAIAKEIQERTGAISYISGNPCYGACDVDVILQTHVDVLFHFGHAHRSVDDVIFIETRSDVDIRPVMEQAVKILKGDVIGLITTVQHVHKLEEAHDILSRHGKTCIIGRVDSRLKYKGQVLGCNFSAAQVNADEFIYIGSGNFHPLGVTLATSKRVIIADPMSNEVRETNPEPILRQRHAIIARALDAETFGIIICTKSGQMRVDLADKLWKKARKKGLVAYLISMDEITPERLNSFKADAFVNTGCPRIAIDDVAMFKVPMLTPIEFEVVLGERGWDEIEFDEILGGCLFISTR; the protein is encoded by the coding sequence CTGAGCGCTACTTTTGACTTTGATTTAGAGTGGGTAATAGATGCCATAGAAAAAAGGGGTGCAAAAAAGGTCGGGCTACAATTTCCAGAAGGGCTCAAGCGGTTTGGACCTGCAATAGCCAAGGAGATTCAGGAGCGAACAGGCGCTATTTCGTATATTTCAGGGAATCCCTGCTACGGTGCCTGTGATGTGGACGTTATACTGCAGACTCATGTTGACGTCTTATTTCATTTCGGGCATGCACATCGAAGCGTCGATGATGTCATCTTTATCGAAACACGATCAGATGTCGATATACGCCCAGTGATGGAACAGGCCGTAAAAATTCTAAAAGGAGATGTGATCGGGCTGATTACTACAGTTCAACACGTTCACAAATTGGAAGAGGCACATGATATTTTATCACGACATGGAAAGACGTGCATCATCGGAAGGGTCGATTCGCGATTGAAATACAAAGGGCAGGTACTCGGATGTAATTTTTCTGCCGCACAAGTGAATGCGGACGAATTCATCTACATCGGAAGTGGGAACTTCCACCCATTGGGTGTTACTCTTGCTACCTCCAAGCGTGTCATCATAGCAGACCCGATGTCAAATGAAGTACGGGAGACTAATCCAGAGCCGATCCTTCGACAGCGACACGCAATTATCGCAAGAGCACTGGATGCAGAGACATTTGGCATCATAATTTGCACTAAGAGTGGCCAGATGAGGGTGGATCTGGCAGATAAATTATGGAAGAAAGCCAGAAAAAAAGGCCTTGTCGCATATCTGATCTCGATGGACGAGATAACGCCCGAACGCTTAAACTCCTTTAAAGCCGATGCGTTTGTAAATACGGGATGTCCGCGCATAGCCATCGATGACGTCGCGATGTTTAAAGTGCCAATGCTGACACCCATAGAGTTCGAGGTCGTATTGGGCGAGCGGGGCTGGGATGAAATCGAGTTCGATGAGATTCTGGGCGGCTGCCTTTTTATTTCGACTCGATGA
- the hpt gene encoding hypoxanthine/guanine phosphoribosyltransferase translates to MLNVLKKSLSGVPIVKRGDYSYFIHPITDGIPELKPELILEVAAHIAKIADMDVDKIVTVEAMGIHIGTALSLLTHIPLVIIRKKRYGVSGEIAVHQVTGYSKGELYLNGIHKGDRVIIVDDVISTGGTMKAATKALEMAGAEIKDIVVVFTRGSGIEDIKEMGYLPKVLLALDVSEDGIIIKDSADTETQEGFN, encoded by the coding sequence CTGCTAAACGTATTAAAAAAGTCATTAAGCGGCGTGCCCATCGTTAAGCGTGGAGATTACAGTTACTTCATCCATCCGATAACCGATGGCATACCTGAGTTGAAGCCAGAACTTATCCTGGAGGTGGCGGCACATATTGCCAAGATCGCGGATATGGACGTTGACAAGATCGTTACGGTCGAGGCTATGGGAATTCACATCGGAACCGCTCTTTCGCTGCTTACTCACATTCCTCTTGTGATCATCAGAAAGAAGAGGTATGGGGTATCAGGCGAGATCGCTGTGCATCAGGTTACAGGTTACTCAAAGGGCGAGCTGTATCTAAACGGAATTCATAAAGGGGACCGCGTAATCATCGTTGATGATGTCATAAGCACGGGGGGCACGATGAAAGCGGCGACCAAAGCCCTTGAAATGGCAGGTGCAGAGATAAAAGACATCGTCGTCGTGTTCACCAGGGGCAGTGGCATCGAGGATATTAAAGAGATGGGTTATCTGCCGAAGGTACTGCTTGCTCTCGATGTTTCTGAGGATGGAATCATCATCAAAGATAGTGCAGATACCGAAACTCAGGAGGGTTTCAACTGA
- the mfnA gene encoding tyrosine decarboxylase MfnA: MDEKGVAERTVLQLMKEHRKRDVPFGRVLSSMCTRPHPLAIKAHMQYIETNLGDPYLFPGTKEVENNVVGMLGKLLGAPCASGYITTGGTESNIQALRVARNLRRTPNPNIIIPESAHFSFDKAADVLGLELKKASLDEHYRVCPASVEDLIDESTVALVGIAGTTEFGQIDPIDELAELALSSNVYLHVDAAFGGLVIPFLDKKHPFDFGVEGVSSIMVDPHKMGAGTIPSSGLLFRHESHMEKLATSTPYLVSKKQHSLTGTRTGASIAATYAIFKHFGYEGYRRIVKHCMNLTSTVEKWAEKFGIETFIKPVTNIVVLRIPSVDTVVPMLEERNWYVSTTPKPKGLRLVMMPHMTEETLNIFLADLGDVIEK; encoded by the coding sequence ATGGACGAGAAAGGGGTTGCTGAGAGAACTGTACTGCAATTGATGAAGGAGCACAGAAAAAGGGACGTGCCATTCGGCCGCGTACTCAGCTCAATGTGTACAAGGCCGCATCCTCTGGCAATCAAGGCGCACATGCAGTACATAGAAACGAACCTTGGCGACCCATATTTATTTCCTGGCACCAAGGAAGTTGAAAACAACGTAGTGGGCATGCTCGGCAAATTGCTGGGCGCACCGTGTGCTTCGGGATACATCACGACAGGTGGTACCGAATCAAATATTCAGGCGCTTAGAGTGGCGAGGAATCTCAGACGCACACCAAATCCGAATATAATCATCCCTGAATCCGCGCACTTTTCGTTCGATAAAGCAGCTGACGTGCTCGGGTTGGAACTTAAAAAAGCGTCGCTAGACGAACATTATAGGGTGTGCCCAGCATCTGTGGAAGATTTGATTGATGAGAGCACCGTGGCTCTTGTCGGAATAGCAGGTACGACTGAATTTGGGCAGATAGACCCCATTGACGAACTGGCAGAGCTTGCACTGTCCAGCAATGTGTATCTGCACGTGGATGCGGCATTTGGTGGTCTAGTAATTCCGTTCCTGGACAAAAAACATCCGTTTGACTTTGGCGTTGAGGGAGTATCTTCTATTATGGTGGACCCGCACAAAATGGGCGCCGGGACGATACCATCTAGCGGATTACTCTTCAGGCACGAATCGCATATGGAAAAGCTTGCAACATCGACGCCATATCTCGTATCCAAAAAACAGCACTCGCTAACTGGGACCAGAACTGGTGCCTCTATAGCAGCTACATATGCGATATTCAAGCATTTTGGGTACGAAGGATATCGGCGCATCGTAAAACACTGCATGAATTTGACCTCGACGGTCGAGAAATGGGCAGAAAAATTTGGAATCGAGACGTTCATCAAGCCAGTTACCAACATAGTTGTGCTCCGAATACCATCTGTAGATACTGTTGTCCCCATGCTCGAAGAGCGAAATTGGTATGTATCCACTACGCCAAAACCCAAGGGGCTAAGGTTGGTGATGATGCCCCATATGACTGAGGAGACCTTGAATATCTTTCTTGCTGACCTGGGTGATGTGATAGAAAAGTAG
- the ppsA gene encoding phosphoenolpyruvate synthase, whose amino-acid sequence MIIVWLEEVGSKDIAVVGGKGASLGEMIKEELPVPRGFAVTAQAFRQFIDDAKIADKIFESLKVDVNDTEELKQAEKTAKKLVIETEMPKKIEKEILAAYDELCKREGGEVFVAVRSSATAEDLPDASFAGQQDSFLNIKGGEAVVNTVKRCWASLYGARAIFYRVKQGFKHEQVNISVIVQTMVDADRAGVMFTSHPMSGEPLTVIEANWGLGETVVAGSVSPDSYVVDRRTGRIAQRDIGSKKIMHIRDPKTGKTISKQVPTGLVDKAVLRDDEVMKLSELGELVETHYDYPQDVEWAIKDDKIYMLQSRPVTTIQKKEKGPEKTIDKLILEGLGASPGIAYGTVKVVMKLDEMDRVNEGDILVTTMTMPDMVPAMKRAAGIITDEGGLTCHAAIVSRELGTPAVVGTKEGTNVLKDGMVVTIDGEKGHVYKGKVGRTVRDEQVVTAPMVTTKQVTVTEVKVNISIPEAAQKASATGADGVGLLRIEHMLLGLNKHPQLYIKEGKSEEYVAQLVKGIQTVADAFYPNPVWVRTIDAPTDEFRSMQGGEDEPKEHNPMMGWRGIRRDLGDVEHFKLELQAFRKLYELGYNNIGIMLPLVQHPMELRRAKEIMVEVGLNLDKIELGIMVETPASALIIDQFIEEGLDFVSFGTNDLTQYTLAVDRNNENVAYLYDEQHPAVLKLIEHVIRECNRAGVKSSICGQAGSSPEMARKLVELGITSISANIDAVESVREMVARTEKQILLEAARKSL is encoded by the coding sequence ATGATAATAGTATGGTTAGAAGAAGTAGGGTCAAAGGACATAGCAGTTGTGGGCGGCAAAGGGGCGAGTTTGGGGGAAATGATAAAAGAGGAATTGCCTGTGCCGAGAGGTTTTGCGGTGACTGCGCAGGCATTCAGACAATTCATAGACGACGCCAAAATCGCCGACAAGATATTTGAATCGCTAAAAGTAGACGTGAACGATACAGAAGAGCTGAAACAGGCGGAAAAGACAGCCAAAAAATTAGTCATCGAGACAGAGATGCCCAAAAAAATCGAGAAGGAAATTCTTGCCGCGTATGATGAATTGTGCAAAAGAGAGGGCGGGGAGGTTTTCGTCGCTGTCAGGTCCAGTGCAACTGCGGAAGACCTGCCCGACGCATCCTTTGCAGGCCAGCAGGACTCATTCTTAAATATCAAGGGGGGCGAGGCCGTTGTGAATACGGTGAAGCGATGTTGGGCATCCCTGTATGGTGCAAGGGCGATATTCTATCGGGTAAAGCAGGGATTTAAACATGAGCAGGTAAACATCTCCGTGATTGTGCAGACGATGGTTGATGCAGATAGGGCAGGCGTCATGTTCACATCACATCCGATGTCGGGTGAGCCGCTGACAGTCATCGAGGCAAACTGGGGCCTGGGAGAAACCGTGGTTGCAGGATCCGTGTCACCGGACAGCTATGTGGTAGATCGGAGGACTGGGAGGATCGCACAACGCGATATTGGAAGTAAGAAAATCATGCATATCAGAGACCCTAAGACCGGAAAGACCATCAGTAAACAAGTTCCCACAGGTCTGGTGGACAAAGCTGTGCTGAGAGACGACGAAGTGATGAAGCTAAGTGAACTCGGGGAACTTGTAGAAACACATTATGATTACCCGCAGGACGTCGAATGGGCCATAAAAGATGATAAAATTTATATGCTGCAATCCAGGCCGGTAACGACGATTCAGAAAAAGGAGAAGGGGCCAGAAAAGACCATTGATAAGCTGATACTGGAAGGACTTGGCGCATCACCGGGCATTGCATACGGGACGGTCAAGGTCGTGATGAAGCTCGATGAGATGGACAGGGTGAATGAAGGCGATATTTTGGTCACCACCATGACCATGCCGGACATGGTTCCTGCCATGAAGAGGGCAGCAGGCATCATCACCGACGAAGGAGGATTAACATGTCATGCTGCTATCGTATCGCGCGAACTCGGCACGCCTGCTGTTGTTGGAACTAAGGAAGGCACGAACGTGTTGAAAGATGGCATGGTCGTAACGATAGACGGCGAGAAAGGGCACGTATACAAAGGAAAGGTTGGTCGAACCGTACGGGACGAACAAGTAGTCACCGCTCCCATGGTAACGACAAAACAGGTTACAGTAACCGAGGTAAAAGTAAACATATCCATCCCAGAAGCAGCCCAAAAAGCATCGGCAACTGGTGCGGATGGCGTGGGATTATTGCGAATCGAACATATGCTCCTCGGGCTAAATAAGCACCCACAATTGTATATCAAAGAAGGCAAATCAGAGGAGTATGTTGCCCAGCTGGTAAAGGGAATACAAACGGTCGCCGATGCGTTTTATCCCAACCCCGTATGGGTCAGGACGATTGATGCACCGACTGACGAATTCAGGAGCATGCAGGGCGGAGAGGATGAACCCAAGGAGCACAATCCGATGATGGGGTGGCGCGGTATTCGGCGGGATTTAGGCGACGTCGAACATTTCAAACTCGAGCTACAAGCGTTCAGGAAGTTATATGAACTGGGATACAACAACATCGGGATAATGCTCCCACTGGTTCAGCATCCGATGGAATTACGCAGGGCAAAGGAGATTATGGTCGAAGTCGGACTGAATCTTGACAAGATCGAACTTGGCATAATGGTCGAGACTCCTGCATCCGCTTTGATTATCGATCAGTTTATAGAAGAGGGACTTGACTTCGTCTCGTTTGGCACCAACGACCTGACGCAATATACGCTTGCGGTTGACAGGAATAACGAGAACGTGGCGTATCTATATGATGAGCAACATCCAGCGGTTCTGAAGCTGATTGAGCACGTAATTCGGGAATGCAACAGGGCAGGCGTTAAGTCCTCTATATGCGGGCAGGCAGGCTCGTCTCCAGAGATGGCGCGAAAGTTGGTAGAACTGGGCATTACGAGCATCTCTGCCAATATTGATGCAGTCGAATCGGTCAGGGAAATGGTCGCCAGAACAGAGAAACAGATACTTCTCGAAGCTGCAAGGAAGTCTCTATAG
- a CDS encoding helix-turn-helix transcriptional regulator has protein sequence MYTPDWLVKFAQHIAGTIVISSEVGATIKMYRKKYGMAQRQVANLLNLRRETISRIERGMTNPTIHFVQNLTGVLTMIEVIRASRAHGHEIEFPLLKRIAREFGIQPEKVDMILNIALKSRTLDREEV, from the coding sequence ATGTACACGCCTGACTGGTTGGTCAAGTTTGCGCAGCACATTGCAGGCACCATCGTGATATCATCGGAAGTTGGAGCCACAATTAAGATGTACCGAAAAAAATATGGAATGGCTCAGAGACAGGTAGCCAATTTATTAAACTTACGTCGTGAGACCATATCTCGCATCGAGAGAGGCATGACGAATCCTACCATTCATTTCGTTCAAAATTTAACTGGTGTTCTGACTATGATAGAGGTGATACGGGCGTCCAGAGCACATGGTCATGAAATTGAATTTCCCCTTCTCAAGCGAATTGCAAGGGAATTTGGGATTCAACCCGAGAAAGTCGATATGATATTAAATATTGCACTCAAATCGAGAACCCTCGATCGTGAGGAGGTTTAA
- the serA gene encoding phosphoglycerate dehydrogenase, translating into MRSERKDEKVVIQWLLGIKLKVLITDSLSKDGTELLKKEADVDVATDLSEKELVMRIKDYDALIVRSGTQVTRDVINAGRRLKVIGRAGVGVDNIDVGAATERGIIVLNAPEGNTVSAAEHAIAMMMSLSKNIPPADESVKRGEWTRSKFVGVEVRNKVLGIIGLGRVGAEVAKIAHGLGMHILAYDPFISVERAEELGVRLAKIDDVVSKADFITIHAPLTKESHHSIGKKEFERMKGGVRIINCARGGIIDEKALYGAIKSGKVAGAALDVFEQEPPVDSPLLELDSVIMTPHLGASTREAQINVAVSVAEGVIDALKEKPVRNAVNMPAIKPDVLALIKPYLTLAEKLGRLSVQLIDGRINTVEAMYSGEVAERDTGPLTTTILKGILDPILSEPVNFVNAPVIAKNRGIKVIERKVGASEDFTGLITVVVRTADDEKGVAGTLFGKNDARIVRIDNYHIDALPSGYMLISKHIDKPGIIGHVGMILGKNNINIAGMQVGRESIGGEAVMVLNIDGPVSDGILKQIEAVDGIQNIKLVVL; encoded by the coding sequence ATGCGCTCAGAACGAAAAGATGAAAAGGTAGTAATTCAATGGTTATTGGGGATTAAATTGAAAGTTCTCATCACCGACTCCCTCTCTAAAGACGGGACTGAACTACTAAAAAAGGAGGCAGACGTAGATGTGGCAACCGACCTCTCCGAGAAGGAGCTTGTTATGCGCATCAAAGACTATGATGCCCTTATCGTCAGGAGCGGAACACAGGTAACACGAGACGTCATAAACGCTGGACGGAGGTTAAAAGTCATCGGGCGCGCAGGAGTGGGCGTGGATAACATCGATGTGGGGGCTGCTACCGAACGCGGCATCATCGTCCTAAACGCCCCAGAAGGAAATACGGTATCGGCAGCAGAACACGCCATTGCGATGATGATGTCCCTCTCCAAGAATATCCCCCCTGCCGATGAATCCGTAAAGAGGGGAGAATGGACTAGAAGCAAGTTCGTGGGAGTGGAGGTTCGCAATAAGGTTCTCGGAATTATCGGACTTGGACGTGTCGGCGCCGAGGTCGCAAAAATAGCGCATGGACTTGGGATGCATATTTTGGCGTATGATCCGTTTATATCCGTAGAGAGGGCTGAGGAACTGGGAGTTCGACTCGCTAAAATAGACGATGTCGTCAGCAAAGCGGATTTCATAACGATTCACGCACCGCTGACCAAAGAGAGTCATCATTCAATCGGTAAAAAAGAATTTGAAAGGATGAAGGGCGGCGTCAGAATCATAAACTGCGCCAGAGGCGGCATAATCGATGAGAAGGCATTATATGGGGCGATTAAAAGCGGGAAAGTTGCTGGTGCAGCGCTGGATGTATTCGAGCAGGAACCCCCTGTAGATAGCCCCTTATTAGAATTGGATAGCGTCATCATGACGCCGCATCTGGGAGCTTCGACACGAGAGGCGCAGATTAACGTTGCGGTCAGCGTCGCAGAGGGCGTGATAGATGCATTGAAGGAAAAACCTGTTAGAAACGCAGTTAATATGCCAGCCATCAAGCCAGATGTCCTCGCCCTCATTAAACCCTATTTGACGTTAGCAGAAAAACTTGGGCGCCTGTCCGTCCAGTTGATTGATGGTCGCATAAACACCGTAGAGGCCATGTACAGCGGAGAGGTCGCAGAACGCGACACCGGCCCGCTCACGACCACGATATTGAAGGGGATACTCGACCCCATACTTTCTGAGCCAGTAAACTTCGTTAACGCACCCGTTATTGCCAAAAACAGAGGGATAAAGGTCATAGAACGCAAGGTCGGAGCAAGTGAAGACTTCACGGGATTGATCACGGTCGTGGTTAGAACTGCAGACGATGAAAAGGGCGTTGCAGGAACATTATTTGGAAAGAATGATGCCAGAATCGTGCGGATAGATAATTACCACATAGATGCGCTGCCATCTGGATATATGTTAATATCCAAACATATCGATAAACCAGGCATTATCGGACATGTCGGAATGATACTGGGCAAAAATAACATCAACATAGCCGGGATGCAGGTGGGACGTGAATCGATCGGCGGCGAAGCGGTGATGGTGTTAAACATCGATGGCCCGGTCTCAGATGGCATACTGAAGCAAATCGAGGCAGTGGATGGTATTCAAAATATTAAACTCGTCGTGCTTTAA
- a CDS encoding inorganic diphosphatase, with amino-acid sequence MWHDIEPGERPPHIINVIVEIPKGSQNKYEYDKKRNIFKLDRVLFSPFHYPGDYGIMPQTLAEDGDALDALVLVTNPTHPGILIECRPIAMLRLMDVGKQDDKLLCVPKHDPRFGEARDMEDIPHQNLREIAHFFQVYKELEGKKVELVGWKGAEEAKRSIEKSIKLYKEEYKKSQ; translated from the coding sequence ATGTGGCATGATATAGAGCCAGGAGAAAGGCCACCGCACATAATTAACGTGATAGTGGAGATACCGAAAGGCTCCCAGAACAAATACGAATATGACAAGAAGCGCAACATATTCAAGCTGGATAGGGTGTTATTCTCTCCCTTCCATTATCCAGGGGACTATGGGATAATGCCACAGACATTGGCAGAGGATGGAGATGCACTCGACGCACTGGTGCTTGTGACAAATCCGACACATCCAGGGATATTGATAGAATGTAGACCTATAGCCATGCTGAGACTCATGGATGTGGGCAAGCAAGACGATAAGCTACTCTGCGTGCCAAAACATGACCCAAGATTTGGAGAGGCAAGAGATATGGAAGATATACCGCATCAGAACTTAAGGGAAATAGCGCACTTCTTCCAGGTGTATAAAGAGCTCGAAGGGAAAAAAGTAGAATTGGTGGGATGGAAAGGTGCGGAAGAGGCAAAGAGGTCGATTGAGAAATCAATAAAGTTATATAAAGAAGAATATAAAAAGTCCCAGTAG
- a CDS encoding isocitrate/isopropylmalate dehydrogenase family protein, which yields MTLYKIPVIAGDGIGPEVIAQGKKVLETVAEVHGFDIEWIDYPHGADHYLATGELISEDVLRELEQYKAIYLGAVGDDRVKPGILEKGILLAMRFYFDQYINLRPVKLLKGVWTPLRDKGTKDIDFTVVRENTEDFYIGIGGSTNKRVSAHELDVIRKLYKVKFDLDIDSDSGEIAYQIGMISREGTERVIRYAFELAQNSKGHLSSVDKANVLTDIYGLWRRIFEEVAADYIDVKTDFNYVDAITMWFVKNPEWFDIVVTPNMFGDIITDLGAMIQGGLGFAPGGNINPEGTSMFEPIHGSAPKYKGMNTANPIATIWAGSMLLEHLGEKEAADTVVNAIERNTKEGKVKTRDMGGSSSTSDVGDNIARIIREA from the coding sequence ATGACCTTATACAAAATTCCAGTTATAGCAGGCGATGGAATCGGCCCCGAGGTCATCGCTCAGGGCAAAAAAGTCCTCGAGACAGTTGCCGAGGTACACGGTTTTGATATAGAGTGGATCGATTATCCACATGGAGCCGACCATTATCTGGCGACCGGCGAGTTGATATCAGAGGACGTTTTGCGCGAACTGGAGCAGTACAAGGCGATATATCTGGGCGCAGTGGGAGATGATAGAGTAAAACCGGGTATACTGGAAAAGGGAATTCTGCTGGCGATGCGATTCTACTTTGACCAGTACATCAATCTCCGCCCCGTAAAATTATTGAAGGGCGTCTGGACGCCATTGAGAGACAAGGGAACAAAGGACATAGACTTCACGGTCGTGAGGGAGAACACCGAGGATTTCTATATTGGAATCGGGGGTTCCACGAATAAAAGAGTATCTGCGCATGAACTGGACGTCATCCGGAAATTATACAAGGTCAAATTTGACCTTGACATCGATTCAGACAGCGGCGAGATCGCATACCAGATCGGCATGATCAGCAGAGAAGGCACCGAACGCGTGATTCGATATGCGTTTGAACTTGCTCAGAATAGTAAAGGACATCTTTCTTCTGTGGACAAGGCAAACGTGCTGACAGATATATATGGGCTCTGGAGGCGAATATTCGAGGAAGTCGCAGCAGACTACATCGATGTTAAAACCGACTTCAACTACGTAGATGCCATAACGATGTGGTTCGTCAAGAATCCAGAGTGGTTTGATATAGTTGTTACGCCCAATATGTTCGGAGATATCATCACCGATCTGGGAGCCATGATCCAGGGCGGTCTTGGATTTGCACCAGGCGGAAACATCAATCCAGAAGGAACAAGCATGTTCGAGCCAATTCACGGCTCCGCTCCGAAATACAAGGGAATGAACACGGCAAATCCCATCGCGACGATATGGGCTGGCTCCATGCTACTGGAACACTTGGGTGAGAAGGAGGCGGCGGATACGGTGGTGAATGCCATAGAACGAAACACCAAAGAAGGAAAGGTAAAGACACGCGACATGGGCGGGTCATCCAGTACTTCGGATGTTGGTGACAACATCGCAAGGATCATAAGGGAAGCTTAA
- a CDS encoding 3-isopropylmalate dehydratase small subunit has protein sequence MKGNVWRFGDDVDTDAIIPGRYLTINDPKKLANHLFEGVRPGFAREVKPGDIIVAGKNFGCGSSREHAPLALNGAGIKCVIAKSFAGIFFRNAINTGLPILECAETERIKEGDILVVDFRKGFINNKTTGETHQATPMPEFVRKIIECGGLIKYTRAGLSPE, from the coding sequence ATGAAAGGAAACGTCTGGAGATTCGGCGACGACGTCGATACGGATGCCATCATTCCTGGCAGGTATCTTACGATAAACGACCCGAAGAAGCTGGCAAACCACCTCTTTGAGGGCGTTCGCCCTGGATTCGCACGCGAAGTAAAACCAGGCGATATTATCGTCGCAGGAAAAAACTTCGGTTGCGGCTCCTCCAGGGAGCATGCGCCACTGGCATTGAATGGCGCTGGAATCAAATGCGTCATCGCGAAATCATTTGCAGGGATATTCTTCAGGAACGCCATCAACACTGGGTTGCCCATTCTCGAATGCGCCGAAACAGAGCGCATTAAAGAGGGGGACATCCTCGTGGTGGATTTCAGGAAGGGCTTTATCAATAACAAAACGACGGGCGAGACACACCAAGCTACGCCAATGCCAGAGTTCGTGAGAAAGATTATCGAGTGCGGCGGGTTGATTAAATATACACGAGCGGGGTTAAGCCCAGAATAG
- a CDS encoding type II toxin-antitoxin system HicB family antitoxin, which translates to MKFKVVIREGEDGWYVVECPSLPGCISQGKTKKEALENIKEAIELYLEPEEVQVTQKGEQMVEITV; encoded by the coding sequence ATGAAGTTCAAGGTCGTAATCAGAGAAGGAGAGGATGGCTGGTACGTAGTTGAGTGCCCATCTTTACCTGGCTGTATTTCGCAAGGAAAAACTAAGAAAGAAGCTTTGGAGAACATCAAAGAAGCCATTGAGCTTTACCTGGAGCCGGAAGAAGTTCAGGTGACACAGAAAGGAGAGCAAATGGTGGAGATAACAGTGTGA
- a CDS encoding type II toxin-antitoxin system HicA family toxin, which produces MTKLPVISGEEAIKVLNKAGFVFVRQKGSHVRMKRVTAERAINVTIPLHDVLDRGTLRSIIKAANLTVEGFVERL; this is translated from the coding sequence GTGACAAAACTGCCGGTCATCTCTGGAGAAGAAGCAATTAAGGTGTTGAATAAAGCTGGTTTTGTTTTCGTTAGGCAGAAAGGAAGTCATGTGAGAATGAAAAGGGTCACAGCTGAGCGAGCCATTAATGTGACTATACCTCTCCATGACGTTTTAGATAGAGGCACATTGAGGAGCATTATTAAGGCTGCTAACTTGACTGTTGAGGGGTTTGTTGAGCGGTTGTAA